A window from Corythoichthys intestinalis isolate RoL2023-P3 chromosome 10, ASM3026506v1, whole genome shotgun sequence encodes these proteins:
- the LOC130922773 gene encoding phosphatidylcholine:ceramide cholinephosphotransferase 1-like yields MTNVTSWSAEDVADWLSKEGMPEYADALRRTNGSALLRLTRADFQAPPLLRVSSDSGQRLLERLETLRIENHMEAHKNGHANGHLPNGTAKALRNGAARTAEMVQIPIPPMETSRTSFPPEWSKTGAAFLYAVVCFVTTTVVISVVHERVPPKEHTPPLPDKFFDLFNRVEWAFSICEINGMLLVALWLVQWLLLKHRSIIGRRFFFIVGTLYLYRCITMYITTLPVPGMHFKCSPKLLGDWEAQMRRVMKMIAGGGLSITGSHTLCGDYLYSGHTVILTLTYLFIKEYSPQRFWWYHWICWTLSAVGVFCILLAHDHYTVDVVVAYFITTRLFWWYHTMANQQSLKETSVSNPFSRVWWYRPFQYLEENINGVVPRSYQLPLWLRNVQWNRAIKYSRLDVH; encoded by the exons ATGACGAATGTGACGTCGTGGTCCGCCGAGGACGTGGCCGACTGGCTGAGCAAAGAGGGCATGCCGGAGTACGCCGACGCCCTCCGCCGGACGAACGGCAGTGCCCTGCTGCGGCTGACGCGGGCCGACTTCCAGGCGCCGCCGCTCCTGCGGGTGTCGTCGGATAGTGGGCAACGTCTACTGGAGCGCCTGGAGACGCTGCGGATAGAGAACCACATGGAGGCGCACAAGAACGGCCACGCCAACGGACACCTGCCCAATGGGACGGCGAAGGCACTGAGGAATGGCGCGGCGAGGACGGCGGAGATGGTGCAAATTCCCATCCCTCCTATGGAGACCTCGCGCACCTCCTTTCCGCCCGAGTGGAGCAAGACTGGCGCGGCATTCTTGTACGCCGTGGTGTGCTTCGTCACCACCACCGTGGTCATTTCGGTGGTCCACGAGAGGGTGCCGCCCAAGGAGCACACTCCGCCATTGCCGGACAAGTTCTTTGATCTATTCAACAGAGTGGAGTGGGCCTTTTCCATCTGCGAGATCAACGGTATGCTGTTGGTGGCACTGTGGCTCGTACAGTGGCTTCTCCTCAAGCACAG gtcaATCATAGGCAGGCGCTTTTTTTTCATCGTGGGAACACTCTATTTGTATCGGTGTATTACCATGTACATCACCACTCTGCCTGTCCCTGGCATGCACTTCAAATGCTCTCCTAAG CTTCTGGGCGACTGGGAAGCACAGATGCGGAGAGTGATGAAAATGATCGCCGGCGGTGGCCTTTCCATCACGGGCTCACACACCCTGTGTGGAGATTATCTGTACAGCGGCCACACAGTCATACTAACGTTAACGTACCTCTTCATCAAGGAGT ATTCCCCCCAACGGTTCTGGTGGTACCACTGGATCTGCTGGACGCTGAGTGCAGTGGGCGTCTTCTGCATCCTTCTGGCCCACGACCACTACACTGTAGATGTGGTGGTGGCCTACTTTATCACGACCCGCCTCTTTTGGTGGTACCACACTATGGCCAACCAGCAA TCGCTTAAAGAAACATCAGTCAGCAATCCCTTCTCGCGGGTGTGGTGGTACCGACCCTTCCAGTACCTGGAGGAGAACATCAACGGCGTGGTGCCGCGTTCTTACCAGCTGCCGCTGTGGCTGCGGAATGTCCAGTGGAACCGCGCCATCAAGTACAGCCGGCTGGATGTGCATTGA